One Pseudostreptobacillus hongkongensis genomic window carries:
- a CDS encoding restriction endonuclease subunit S, producing the protein MYNNGVNFDSKNKENENMDDFALKRLGDIVEILDSKRRPITQKDRKEGAYPYYGANGIQDYVDDYIFDGTFILMGEDGSVIDKNNNPILHWIENKKIWVNNHAHILKEKYEKYNLKYIYYYLSKVDVYDIVRGTPPKINQENMKNINIYIPPIEIQQKIVSKLDKLETIINSINCGLPKEIELRTKQYEYYREQLLTFDK; encoded by the coding sequence GTGTATAATAATGGGGTAAATTTTGATTCAAAAAATAAAGAAAATGAAAATATGGATGATTTTGCTTTGAAAAGATTAGGTGATATAGTTGAAATACTAGATTCTAAAAGAAGACCAATAACTCAAAAAGACAGAAAAGAAGGTGCATATCCTTATTATGGAGCAAATGGTATACAAGATTATGTAGATGATTATATATTTGATGGAACATTTATTTTGATGGGTGAAGATGGTTCGGTTATAGATAAGAATAATAATCCGATATTACATTGGATAGAAAATAAAAAAATATGGGTTAATAATCATGCTCATATTTTGAAAGAAAAATATGAAAAATATAATTTGAAATATATTTATTATTATTTATCAAAAGTAGATGTATACGATATAGTTAGAGGTACTCCGCCTAAAATAAATCAAGAAAATATGAAAAATATAAATATATATATACCACCAATTGAAATTCAACAAAAAATAGTATCAAAACTAGATAAATTAGAAACTATTATAAATTCAATTAATTGTGGACTTCCTAAAGAAATAGAATTAAGAACTAAACAATATGAATATTATAGAGAACAATTATTAACATTTGATAAATGA